The bacterium genome segment TCCGGCCAATTGCATCGAGATCGTCGCCGCCGAGCATCCCGATCCCCGGGTCGAGAAGTATCCGGCGGTCTACAACATCAATCTCTTGCGCTGCGTTTATTGCTCGCTCTGCGTCGAAGCCTGCCCCTGCGACGCGATCCGGATGGACACGATGAAGATCGAGCAGGCCGGCTACACCCGCGAACACTTCATCGTCGACAAGGAATACCTGCTTCGCAACCATCCCGAGGGCAAGAGTCCCTACTCGATCGCCCTATATTAGTCCCCCCTTTGAAAAAGGGGGGGAGGGGGGATTTAAAAATCACCGCAAAAATATCGGGGCTGCTTTAAATTTGCCGTCGCTTGCAAATCCCCCCCAACCCCCCTTTTTCAAAGGGGG includes the following:
- a CDS encoding NADH-quinone oxidoreductase subunit I, encoding MLVVKRPKLSLWDKIYIGAVFRGMWITLKHAVGNIFHQDRILTYEYPEMKKPIPDYYRAEHRLMRRPDETPRCTACMLCATACPANCIEIVAAEHPDPRVEKYPAVYNINLLRCVYCSLCVEACPCDAIRMDTMKIEQAGYTREHFIVDKEYLLRNHPEGKSPYSIALY